The window TGTGACAAACATCAAGAAGAGCCTGAATTGTTCTGTAAAGATGAACAGAGAGCTGTGTGTCCTGTCTGTGATTTTCCTCACCAAAAAGGTCACAAGGTGGTTCCTGTAGAACAAGCAGTCAGTGACCTGAAGGACCAGCTGAAATCTGACTTAAAGTCTCTACaggacaagaaaaacaaatacaaacaagtgGAGAAAACATACAATGAAGTGATTCAACACTCCAAGAAGCAGCTGTTGTCCACAGAGAAGCAGATCAGAGCAGAGTTTGACAAGCTCCACCAGTtcctgaaagaggaagaggagtccAGACTGGCagctctgagggaggaagaggagcagaaaggGAAGACTAtcaacagagagatgaagagaatTCAGGATCAGATCTCCTCTCTGTCAGACAGTATCTCTGCTGTTGAAGAAgacctgcagaaacacaaggTGTCATTCCTCAGCAGTTATAAACCCACTCAGACCAGAGCCAGAGACCAGTGCTCACTGTCAGATCCACAGCTGGTCTCAGGAGCGCTGATAGATGtggccaaacacctgggcaacctgTCCTTCAGAGTCTgtgagaagatgaaggagaaggtCCACTTCAGTCCTGTCATTCTGGACCCAAACACTGCAAACCCCCGTCTCTATCTGTCTGATgatctgaccagtgtgagacgtggaaacacaaagcagcagctCCTTGATAATCCAGAAAGAAACATGGAGTATACCACTGTTCTGGGCTCTGAGGGCTTCAGCTCAGGGAAACACAGctgggaggtggaggtgggagaCCATCCAGGCTGGAATGTGGGTTTGGCTAAAGAGTCAGTTGACAGGAAGGGAAAAAGACAATCTTCACCAGAATATGGATTGTGGTGTTTGTGGCATGGTGATGGAAAATACATTGATGGTCTTGGTGAGACTGTCAGTGTGAAGAAGAGTCTCCAGAGCATCAGAGTCCAGCTGGACTATGACAGGGGGGAGGTGTCTTTCTACGACCCTGAAGACATGACTCACATCTACACTCACAGAGACACTTTCACTGAGAAACTCTTCCCTTATTTCAGCGTTGGAGAGGCTGGTGGTGCTAAAACCACTGATATCAAAATCTGTCAAACTGAGATTTCTCTGTGATGTTCAGGAAGGTTTGTGTTTTCAGCATTTTGGTTTTACTTTTCTATTattaacaaaatcaacaaaatactGAGACTGTATTACATCATCATCTGAGTTGAACTTTTAAGCAAATACAaatcaaagctgtttttttattatatctTTTTATCCTAGTTAGTAGcatcttgtttttaatcagaccaaaatataatagaaatataatataCACTGTAATGACTGTACAAAATACCACAGTTGGGTTATTTTACACTTTCACAATAATTAGACATCAGTCTTCTGAtgagttatttcagttttgtatcAAAAATCATTCTGGCTCTGATTGattattatttgttcttttgttcttcaacagaaatgatttgttgttgaGGGTCACAGAtattgtttttccttgttttcatgcaaaaacatgaaaacctaAACCGTTGTTCTcatctgaatttaaaaaaaaatgttgatctatccaggattttgtcattttctttttagaatAAGTGTATTAAAGATTGTAACTCCTGCTGTTGATATTAAGCTTACTTTGTGATGGATTTGAATAGAATATTTACTTATGTTGTTAAATACTCTGATTCTGCTTTCTTGGCTTTCAAAAATAGATTTAGTGTGTAAGTTAGTTGTGTCGCCTcttaaaataaagatgaattcaCAAGAAAATATGGATACAAAATGCTGAAACTGTTTCACATCATCAAGAGACAAACTTTACAAATCAAAGCTGTTAATTATCCTGGTTATCAGCATCTTGTCTTTAGTCAAACAACATTGTATAGTAGTATATATCCACTGTACCGAATGCTTtgattgtttcagttttgtgacAGTTTCAGTCatcagatttagatttttatattttgggtcTTTTGATGAGTTATTTCAGTTGTGAATCTGTTGTTTTAGTCTTTGGAAACAAgtgttttaatacagttttattttaattcagtgtttaATTGTGACAGTGCTTCtgcatactgtgtgtgtcattttgatGGTGTATACATGGATTGATAAACTGCAATTTTGAGATGATGATcagcataaaataaacaaacaccaaaaaaaattaatttaattagtttttttaaatcaactatattttataaaatgtacatCTGATGGATGCTGCTTGTCATGATGTGTAATTAAATCATCAGCAGTTTTTATTCCAAATGTGTGTCAGTCAGAAAAGGAGATACAGGTTGTTTCACGTTCTTTACAAACATCTATCAAATAGTCATGTGACTTTACAAAAGGTAAAATCTCACAAAACAATTATACAACCAGCTTTtgcaaaatacaatatttttattttattcatggtTTAAATCTCaatttcttattttcaaaacaacaaatttctTACTGAAACTGTTTCAACTTCAGTTTTCAGAACACAGTCTCATAATCTTTGTGTCGCCTCTTCAACATTTATGGACAGTCTGAACTTATTTAGTTAATATTTCCTTTTGTAAAGTCACATGACAAATTAACTGATTGTATATACAGAAACCTGAAACAACCTCATACCACCCTGATGATGCTAAATAGACGAAACATGTGAGTAATAATGCGTGACATATTAGAGAATAGTTGTGCAGcctgtttattttaatggagTCGTGTTAATTCTCACACTGGTCTGCACCTCGCTGTGTGTGTCAAATACTGAAATAGtcagaaaaggagggaaaactttattaaacaaatCCTCAGATGATAAAactgaatgtatgtgtgtttacccTCCACTACTTCAAGACATGAACATAAACTCTAAAAGAGGCTGTtcaatttaaaagaaatcatTTACAACAGTTTCCTCCAGAAATATATCTATTTTCAGTTTGAGACTTCGTATTTCTTCATTTAAGGTGTTGATAAGGATTGTGATTTAAGTGTTGTGTAAAGGGTATTTGTATGTCGGCATTCATCATTTTAACTTGAAAGATTAAAGGGGAAAAACTTGaagttgtgtattttttcattcagtctGGTTCAGCAGTAAGTAGCAGCAGTTCACTCATGATGAGAAGACTTTGTTCTGTGACATGATGTCAAAGGTAAAACACTTTATAATCCTGCTGGTTCCTCATCACTTGATGTTCTGTTGAACAATATTCACTTTAAattaaaggatgaggctggAGATCttctatttttcttactgtcatcaAATGTCATGAACAGATCAAACGTCTGTCCTTCAACACTTCCTGTCCCCAGCCTGTCTGACACTCAGTCCCAAACACATTGGTTCCTACAGGAGATGTGaatctttaaaatacaaaatacagtcACAAACAtagagtttcattttttttaaaaaaaacaaaacaaagtagtTTCTTATAATAGATAgattctttattgtcattgtattaaTACACAATGAAATACAGTTTGGCAGCATCCTCAGTGCAGCAGTTTGGATAAAAccgaattaaaaaaaataaaataagatagtGAAATATGATGAAGtattatacaaaaatatatacatagtgatataaataaatatcttacTGCAAATATGGGAGAAGTATTGCATGTGGGAGGGGGATTTCCTTTTTCAAAATTCCTCTTTATATCCTGATTTACTATATTTTTCAGAGACAGTTCTCATATACAGTTTGAATACAGTCAGTAATGTTGATGTAtggatatatttttcttctttcactaTAAGTCCACATGGTGGAGACAAAGTACACATTTTTGTtatctgctgaatgagttgcacagattgacagttgaatggtttttatagcacaaagtatgcagcagttgaaacgcAGCAGAAAAACGTACGGAAgacggaataagaataaagagtgagaagaacaatTTGTGATTGCTTTCAGCTTCTCATAATATTGCTGTCATATACAAAGTTGCTTTCCATCTCTATCATGTACCATAAGTCAATTCCTCTCTAGCTTACTttaacattattacctaaaGTGTGGATTGCTATTcttgttaaatacatcttttctGAGTCAATAGATCCAGTCTGAGTGGTCCAGTTGTTTAAGTTCACATCACCCTTCAactccttttagatccaaaggttgtgagttcgaGTCCCGCCTAGGGCAGAACTCAGTAGCGTTGAAGGATGCAGGAGTGCACAGCTAATGTCAATCTGCTaaatgagctgagctgagctgagctgagctgcttttttgtcaatttcatgcatTACAGACTAAACACCAAAATCTGGCCTTGCATTACTGTGAGACATGTTAGTTCAATGCATGGCATGTCTGTCTTATAAACATGAGGGTGTAGGTTCAATTCCAcccattgctgattttaatcttgctagatttttcaatagtgtttagcttccagttatgcaatctaaattcgctttcagcaatcacacgctATTTCTACcgaaattgcattttctagcaatcacacattgttcttctcagtctttattcttattccgtcTTCCATATGTTTTTTGCCgcgtttcaactgctgcatactttgtgctataataaccattcaactgtcaatctgtgcaactcattcagcagatgtgtgcttgtatttttctgaaatgtaacatgttaagTACGGAAgacggaataagaataaagagtgaAAAGAACAATATGTGATTGTTTCCAGCAATCACACAATTCTCACATACAGTTTTAATACAGTCAATAATGTTGATGTATggacatatttttcttctttcaccaTATGTCCCCATGGTggagacaaagacacattttggtTACAGCTTGTTAGTATTTTGAAAAGTCTTCATTGTGTGATTGCCGGAAGcaatcacacattgttcttctcagtctttattcttattccaTCTTCcgtacgttttttttttgttttttttttcgtattaaaatttataatggcagtctatgggacgaaccgtccaactgagttggaaccttggtcactttgacactcaactgctcggaAGTCCCTTATCGTACAGacgccattcaaactgtaaaaagttcacaaaactttgaactttcaaagttatcagattgtttagtgatatcttttgtagtttttcagcaaaTTAAGCGCAAAGTCAGGGGTGTTTCAGACTTTGTCAGGTCTCACcaatgtgtcatgtgatcagacagagtggagagcacagatatttttagaACAGAATTTTTTTCTGAACAGCTATCACTTCCACAATTTTAACCCCTCAAgcctcagtatgttgccacaagcctcctctttctcaaaatgtaaaatacatttcacataggacttatagtttttgagatctgaaccttaattgatagagagtccctgtcatattctcattgactgcaatacagtctgcaggatgtgtgtcgtctctcactgcagtttcttaaacttacagattctctcttccttcaaacactttttacacatatcattcattctcatgttaaactactcttgctttcactaatgatgtacaaatctctgcACTTCAAGCTCTAGTttaagacaaatacattttcatcatcaaaatggagattttttcctctcatttttgtgaatgtctgttggctcagtggtttagaacactgcTCTCATAATCAGCTTCACCTTAGATGACAAGGTGGTGTGTTTGTTACCTGCTCACTGCAGTGTtcctcataatattgctctcatgtacaaagttgctaTCATGTACCATAAGTCAATTCCTCTCTAGCTTACTttaacattattacctaaaatgtGGATTGATATGCTTGTTAAATACAACTTTTCCCATAATACATCATATGTCTGAGCAGTCCAGTGGCTTAAGCTCATGTCACTTCTAAACTCCTTTTAGATCTAAAGATTGTGAGTTCGAGCACTGCTTAGAGCAGAACTGAGTAGAGTTGAAGGATGAAggagtccaggtgatgtcaatctacttgctgagctgagctgaactgcttttttgtcaatttcatgcaagTGACAAGTTAAATACCACAATCTGGCCTGGTattgctgtgtgacatgttagtTCAGTGTATAGCTtgtctgtcttacaaacatgagggtGTAGGTTCAATTCCATccattgctgattttaatcttgctagatttttcaatagtgttcaacttccagttatgcaatctaaattcgctttcagcaatcacatgcaatttctacagaaattgcattttctagtttgATTTCCATTTTCTGGGAGTTTCTACATGTATATATTGCTAAATTCTGTTTAGTTTGGTCATTTTGACTTACTTTCTGAATATAGAATTCACTGTTATCTTTCCTTCAAAGAAACTGACACTCTGCTTgtcacatttttactgtatgtaaaagaTATTAGATGAAAAATCATCAGTGGCTGAAGCTCATTATGGAGTTCTTCACTGAGCACCAATTTAGTCAAAATATACTCAGAAGAATTCAGATTGGaagtttttttctgcttttcagaggttcacatttattttgtgcTGCTGTACCATCAACATCAAAACTCAGTTTTCCAAAATACAGACTGGAATTAATTTAAACAATATCTTTAATATTCTTACCTCATCTTCCTTTTGCGCTTCTCTTACTCTTTccttttctgctgctttataaCAGAAGTACACACAGAGCAAGATAAATATTGTGACAACCCTCTGACTCTGAGTCCTCGACCTGCAGGAGCCTGGTGGGCGGAGTTGGGTCGTCAGGAGGATTCAGCTCACCTGGACTGCCCAGCTTCCATATAAGCTGGAGGCAGTCAGTCATTTGCCTCTCCCCTCTGGCTTCCACTATGTTGATTTTGGTTGTGTGtagtttcatttatctttaagttatgtacaataaatttatttttagttataACTCATGTGTGGTCTTCCCTCCTTTGTCCAGCCTTGAGCCGGGTTGTGacaatatatatgtaaaaagtgtataaaaagtgtttgaaggaagagagaatctgtaagtttaagaaactgcagtgagagaagacacacatcctgcagactgtattgcagcCAATGAGAATATGACAaggactctctatcaattaaggttcagatctcaaaaactataagtcctatgtgaaatgtatttacattttgagagagaggaggcttgtggcaacatactgaggcaagatatgtgcCTGAGGAGTTCaaattgtgggagtgacagcagtttagaaaaacatttctggtctaaaaatatctgtactctccactgtgcctgatcacatgacacactggtgagacctgaaaaagtctgcaaaacccctgactttgggcttaaattgctgaaaaactacaaaagatatcactaaacaatctgataactttgaaagttcaaaattttgtgaacattttaaagtttgaatggcGTCTGTACAATAACGGACATCCtagcagttgagtgtcaaaggGACAATAGTTCCAAATTAGTTGGACggttcgtcccatagactgccattataaatttaaattttttttaaaattatataaaatcgctggaacatgttacatttcagaaaaatacaagcacatatctgctgaatgtgttgcacagattgacagttgaatggttattatagcacaaagtatgcagcagttgaaacacGGCAAAAAAACGTACGGAAgacggaataagaataaaatgtgAGAAGAACAATGTGCTTCCAGCAATCACACAATTCTCACATACAGTTTTAATACAGTCAATAATGTTGATGTATggacatatttttcttctttcactaTAAGTCCACATGGTGGAGACAAAGTACACATTTTGGTTACAGCCTGTTAGTATTTTGAAAAGTTCATTTGATTTCCATTTTCTGAAAGTTTCTACACGTATATATTGTTAAATTCTGTTTAGTTTGGTCATTTTACTTActttatgaatataaaattcACTGTTATCTTTCCTTCAAAGAAACTGACACTCTTCTTGTCAAATTTTTACTGTATGGACAAGATATTAGATGAAGTCATCAGTGGCTGAAGCTCATTATGGAGTTCTTCACTGAGCACCAATTTTGTCAAAATAtactcaaaaacaaatattcaggttggattttttttttatttatttatttattttctgcttttcagaGGTTCACGTTTATTTTGTGCTGCtgtaccatcatcatcaaaactcAGTTTTCCAAAAGACAGACTGGAATTAATTTAAACAATATCTTTAATATTCTTACCTCATCTTCCTTTTGTGCTTCTCTTACTCTTTccttttctgctgctttataaCAGAAgtacacacagagcaacataaaagttcatgttttctttcctcccaCTTTACACCACAAACATTTCACTGTTCAAATGcaaatcagtgacatcatcatgaccGACACTACTGATGGAGTGGTGCTGAATCCAGGACATCTTGTAGGAGTCAGTATTTAAGTGAGCTACTCCCTTGTGTCTCATGAAAAACAGGATCCAGAACATGGCTCGGTCCAGAGGCTTCATGAGCTGGTCTCTGTGCAGCCTGCAGAGCTCCTGCATGTTCTTCCTGTAGGACGGCTCATAAAGCACCGCCACCTCCAGGaagttgtctttgtttaatgtgCCGATGTGCAGCTCTTTGGCAACGTCCCTCGCTCTCATCCTGAACAGGTTATCAACCTGGTCAAACATCAGAGGAAGGCCGACGATGGGAACTCTGTGGTAGATGGCCTCTTGAAGTTCGTTGGTGCCTCCGTGAGCCACAAACACTCTGGTTTTTGGGTTTCCTCAAGTTCAAGTACaagttctttttattttcatgtgcaCAATAATTACAGTGATGCAGTcaagaaaaaactaaaagtcTCCAGGTGCTTCTACTGTACGCAGCAGTTCATATCATTATCATATTCATGCCACACAGGTTTCCTCCACTGGAGCCAGCAGGGAGGTCAGCAGCTATGCTAGCAGTGTGCTAATGTACCTGAGAGCTACAGAGAGCTGGTCTCAAGGCCTCTGGACCACATCAATAATACAGCACACAGGGCCGATAGATGCCaatcaaatattcatttatcacccctcctctctttgtATTTCTTACAGCTCTGGCTCTCTCTGGCTGATGTATTCAGAGATCCTGGGGGAGTGTTTGAGTTATGTGTTATATGGAATGAGAGCTCCATTTGGGGTCAAATACAGAACAAGGTCGCCATAATTCTGAGGAAAAGCTGTTTGGTTCTGATGTTTGAGTACACAGTACATACAGCGTAGTCTTTTCTGCACTAGGAGTACTCACCTGCATGTGCACTGATAGCAGTGTCCCTACACAGAGTGAaacaatgagaggaaaacagttCATAGAAAAGCTGATATGGTAGATCTCATTTCTTTAACTGCGATGAGTTGCAGTGAAACATCACTGGAACAAGTTTcaggtgttttttgttt of the Thunnus maccoyii chromosome 9, fThuMac1.1, whole genome shotgun sequence genome contains:
- the LOC121904420 gene encoding zinc-binding protein A33-like — encoded protein: MAEKDAHLKSLLSCHVCSETFSDPVSLTCNHSFCSSCLQKFWEQAENKNCPICKRKFSKDPEVNFALKELADSFAGILKAGSPETEKGEKKVEVVCDKHQEEPELFCKDEQRAVCPVCDFPHQKGHKVVPVEQAVSDLKDQLKSDLKSLQDKKNKYKQVEKTYNEVIQHSKKQLLSTEKQIRAEFDKLHQFLKEEEESRLAALREEEEQKGKTINREMKRIQDQISSLSDSISAVEEDLQKHKVSFLSSYKPTQTRARDQCSLSDPQLVSGALIDVAKHLGNLSFRVCEKMKEKVHFSPVILDPNTANPRLYLSDDLTSVRRGNTKQQLLDNPERNMEYTTVLGSEGFSSGKHSWEVEVGDHPGWNVGLAKESVDRKGKRQSSPEYGLWCLWHGDGKYIDGLGETVSVKKSLQSIRVQLDYDRGEVSFYDPEDMTHIYTHRDTFTEKLFPYFSVGEAGGAKTTDIKICQTEISL